One region of Plasmodium sp. gorilla clade G2 genome assembly, contig: PADLG01_00_3, whole genome shotgun sequence genomic DNA includes:
- a CDS encoding ring-infected erythrocyte surface antigen, producing the protein MKPFCAYSWMFSQQYMGTRNVKEKSPTIYSFDEEERRSENKSFLKALCSKRAVLPILGVLYIILNGNLAYNGSSSSGIQYTDRCSRNLYGEQLPLNPYADTENPIVVSQVFGLPTEKSTFTFEGNPDIDHTNILGFNDKLMTDVNRYKFNNNYEAIPHTKEFNPLIVDKTLLDFNQRVDTIGSNGEDIIKAMQTLWDDVMDINRKKYAFLKKKLEKTYSQYKTQYDMPKEVLESKWGQCLKLINQGGDNLEERLNKQFQTWYRQKYLNLEEYRRLTVLNQIAWKALSNQIQYSCRKIMNSDLSSFKHIGELKSLEMRAAKAAAEEMKKRAEKLQKKKRRRGWLCCAGEDYEKVEPQQDSVEEVGEQRINEYGDILPSLKASIKNSAVNFYDTVKDGEYLDDDSSDALYTDEDLLFDLEKQKYADMLSASEEESVDENEEEGSVDENEEEQTVDENVEEQTVDENVEEQTVDENVEEPTVDENVEEPTVDENVEEPTVDENVEEPTVDENVEEQTVDESQIQEEISTIQENIEEAVSEVQQDSEVAPTIEIPDTLYYDVLGVGVNADMNEISERYFKLADLYYENQKSDLSDFHNFRKVNEAYQILSDIDKKRWYNKYGYDGIKNVNFINPSLFYFLSSLDRLNSFTGTPKIATLLRFVFEKRLSMKDFENKSKHLLKFLEEYQKERELYVSESLLNIIQPYIDGNAEWNLPIIEKLEGVMRSHFAKPILESLRFTFKHVAKSHLKKSKKSIKKLEAGSHNNRKELSNINDNLMSTLKKYLGTSEQINSIIYNLENTNSNVDTDNKSINILDLSETDQTKILETIVSNIVDISIDDIEKTVFNAAEHILTDSSVDEKTITNRAKSLKELSAIMEKFAGSKKGAIKAKKYDTRDIVENIIHGIITVKAEQEKERSNANVYQYTEENAEENAEENVEENVEENVEENVENVEENVEENVENVEENVENVEGNVENVEGNVENVEGNVEENVENVEENVENVEENVENVEENVEENVEENVENVEENVEENVEENAEENVEENVEENAEENAEENAEENVEENVEENAEENVEEIPEEHNEQYDE; encoded by the exons atgaaaccTTTTTGCGCATATAGTTGGATGTTTTCTCAACAATATATGGGCACAAGAAATGTTAAGGAAAAAAGTCCCACCATATATTCAtttgatgaagaagaaagaaGAAGTGAAAACAAGAGTTTTTTAAAGGCGTTGTGTTCTAAACGTGCTGTTCTTCCAATTCTTGGAGTactatatatcattttaaat gGTAATCTTGCATATAATGGAAGTTCAAGTTCTGGCATACAATATACTGACAGATGCTCAAGAAATTTATATGGAGAACAATTACCATTAAACCCATATGCTGACACTGAAAACCCAATAGTTGTAAGTCAAGTATTTGGTTTACCAACGGAAAAATCAACTTTTACCTTTGAAGGTAATCCTGATATTGATCATACAAATATTTTGGGTTTTAATGATAAGTTGATGACTGATGTAAatagatataaatttaataataactaTGAAGCCATTCCTCATACAAAGGAGTTCAATCCACTTATTGTAGATAAAACTCTTTTAGACTTTAACCAAAGGGTTGATACCATAGGAAGTAATGGAGAAGATATTATTAAAGCAATGCAAACTTTATGGGATGATGTAATGGatattaatagaaaaaaatatgcatttctaaaaaaaaaattagagaAAACTTACAGTCAGTACAAGACTCAATATGATATGCCAAAAGAAGTATTAGAGAGCAAATGGGGACAATGCTTAAAACTTATTAATCAAGGAGGAGATAACCTTGAAGAAAGATTGAACAAACAATTTCAAACCTGGTACAGACAGAAGTATTTAAATCTTGAAGAATATAGAAGATTGACTGTTTTGAACCAAATCGCTTGGAAAGCTTTATCCAACCAAATTCAATATTCGTGCagaaaaattatgaatagtgacctttcttcttttaaacaTATAGGGGAATTGAAAAGTTTAGAAATGAGAGCAGCAAAGGCGGCAGCAGAAGAAATGAAGAAAAGAGCAGAAAAgctgcaaaaaaaaaaaagaagaagaggaTGGTTATGTTGTGCGGGTGAAGATTACGAAAAAGTTGAACCACAACAAGATTCAGTAGAAGAAGTTGGAGAACAACgaataaatgaatatggTGATATATTACCATCTTTAAAAGCTAGTATTAAAAATTCAGCTGTTAACTTTTATGATACCGTAAAGGATGGTGAATATTTGGATGATGATTCATCAGATGCTCTTTATACAGATGAAGATTTGTTGTTTGATTTGGAAAAACAGAAATATGCTGATATGTTATCTGCATCTGAAGAAGAATCTGTTGATGAAAATGAGGAAGAAGGATCTGttgatgaaaatgaagaagaacaaACTGTTGATGAAAATGTAGAAGAACAAACTGTTGATGAAAATGTAGAAGAACAAACTGTTGATGAAAATGTAGAAGAACCAACTGTTGATGAAAATGTAGAAGAACCAACTGTTGATGAAAATGTAGAAGAACCAACTGTTGATGAAAATGTAGAAGAACCAACTGTTGATGAAAATGTAGAAGAACAAACTGTTGATGAAAGTCAAATACAAGAAGAAATATCTACTATTCAAGAAAATATAGAAGAAGCTGTTAGTGAAGTTCAACAAGATTCAGAAGTAGCTCCAACAATTGAAATACCCGATACATTATATTACGATGTATTAGGTGTTGGTGTTAATGCAGATATGAATGAAATTTCTGAACGTTATTTTAAGTTAGCTGATTTGTACTATGAAAATCAAAAATCAGATCTTTCTGATTTCCACAACTTTAGAAAAGTCAACGAAGCCTATCAAATTTTATCAgatattgataaaaaaagatgGTACAATAAATACGGATATGATGGAATAAAAAACGTGAACTTTATTAATCCATCCTTGTTTTACTTTTTATCTAGTTTAGACAGATTGAATTCTTTTACCGGAACGCCCAAAATAGCAACTCTTTTGAGATTCGTTTTTGAAAAGAGATTATCTATGAAAGATTTTGAGAATAAAAGTAAACacttattaaaatttttggaAGAATATCAAAAAGAAAGAGAACTATATGTATCTGAatctttattaaatattatacaacCATATATAGATGGCAATGCAGAATGGAATCTACCAATTATAGAAAAACTTGAAGGTGTAATGAGATCTCACTTTGCTAAACCAATATTAGAATCTTTAAGATTTACATTTAAACATGTTGCTAAAAGCCATTTGAAAAAATCCAAGAAATCAATTAAAAAACTTGAAGCTGGATCTCATAATAATAGAAAGGAattatcaaatataaatgataatctAATGAGTacattgaaaaaatatttaggaACTAGTGAACAAATAAATTCaataatatacaatttaGAAAACACCAATTCTAATGTTGATACTGATAACAAATCAATCAATATTTTAGACCTAAGTGAAACAGATCAGACCAAAATATTAGAAACAATTGTTAGTAATATAGTAGATATTTCCATTGATGATATAGAGAAGACAGTTTTTAATGCCGCTGAACACATATTGACAGATTCATCAGTAGATGAAAAAACTATTACAAATAGAGCTAAAtcattaaaagaattatcaGCCATTATGGAGAAATTTGCAGGTAGTAAAAAAGGCGCGATAAAagcaaaaaaatatgataccAGAGATATtgtagaaaatattattcatgGAATAATCACAGTTAAGGCAGAGCAAGAAAAGGAAAGATCAAATGCAAATGTATACCAATATACAGAAGAAAATGCAGAAGAAAATGCAGAAGAAAATGTAGAAGAAAATGTTGAAGAAAATGTAGAAGAAAATGTTGAAAATGTAGAAGAAAATGTAGAAGAAAATGTTGAAAATGTTGAAGAAAATGTTGAAAATGTTGAAGGAAATGTTGAAAATGTTGAAGGAAATGTTGAAAATGTTGAAGGAAATGTTGAAGAAAATGTTGAAAATGTTGAAGAAAATGTTGAAAATGTTGAAGAAAATGTTGAAAATGTTGAAGAAAATGTAGAAGAAAATGTAGAAGAAAATGTTGAAAATGTAGAAGAAAATGTAGAAGAAAATGTAGAAGAAAATGCTGAAGAAAATGTAGAAGAAAATGTAGAAGAAAATGCTGAAGAAAATGCTGAAGAAAATGCTGAAGAAAATGTAGAAGAAAATGTAGAAGAAAATGCTGAAGAAAATGTTGAAGAAATACCAGAAGAACACAATGAACAATAtgatgaataa